A single region of the Halorussus gelatinilyticus genome encodes:
- a CDS encoding molybdopterin biosynthesis protein produces MTDRKEFRDLADPADARDAIASLDLAPDPEEVPLAEARGRVLADRIDAQLDVPGFDRASMDGYAVRARDTFGADETDPATLDLAGTVHAGEEPDVAVGEGEAVEISTGAVMPPGADGVVMVERTDESEEGEAVAVRTAVAPGDNVMLAGADVAAGERALGPGTRLTAREIGLLSALGVESVPVRGKPTVGIVSTGDELVRPGEEVDSAAGQIYDVNSYTVAAAVEEAGGEPKLYPHAGDDYDEMEAILREAAAECDLVLSSGSTSASAVDVIYRVIEERGELLLHGVAVKPGKPMLVGRVGDSAYVGLPGYPVSALTIFRTFVAPAIRRAAGVPEPATATVEARMAAEERYGEGRMRMMPVGLTETGEPRSASNTSGGAASGDLLAYVVDKGSGATTSLVEADGVVEVPADTAYLAEGETVEVQLFSPDVRPPTVLGVGEDDPALARLLDAVERPRYLSVGSREGLRRLRDGVPDFAVTSGEPADSASDRGVDATELASYRREWGLVVPSGNPEDIAGLADLVDRDLRFVNRGSDSGLRTSLGNALADLADERGATRHDLVESIDGFELAAKAHESPARKVAAGRTDAGLGLRATAEKLGLGFVPVDTETVRVLANPDRESKPGVRDLDAALDERLDAVLGDLPGFDR; encoded by the coding sequence ATGACCGACCGAAAGGAGTTCAGAGACCTCGCCGACCCCGCAGACGCCCGCGACGCAATCGCCAGCCTCGACCTCGCACCCGACCCCGAGGAGGTCCCGCTCGCCGAGGCGCGGGGCCGCGTCCTCGCCGACCGCATCGACGCCCAACTCGACGTTCCGGGGTTCGACCGCGCGAGCATGGACGGCTACGCCGTGCGCGCCCGCGACACCTTCGGCGCGGACGAGACCGACCCCGCGACTCTCGACCTCGCCGGAACCGTTCACGCCGGCGAGGAACCCGACGTAGCCGTCGGCGAGGGCGAAGCCGTCGAAATCTCGACCGGCGCGGTGATGCCTCCCGGCGCGGACGGCGTGGTGATGGTCGAACGAACTGACGAGTCCGAGGAGGGCGAAGCCGTCGCGGTCCGGACCGCCGTCGCGCCCGGCGACAACGTGATGCTCGCGGGCGCGGACGTGGCCGCCGGCGAGCGCGCGCTCGGTCCCGGAACCCGGCTCACGGCCCGCGAAATCGGCCTGCTGTCGGCGCTCGGCGTCGAGTCGGTTCCGGTCCGGGGGAAGCCGACCGTCGGCATCGTCTCGACCGGCGACGAGTTGGTGCGGCCCGGCGAGGAGGTCGATAGCGCGGCGGGCCAAATCTACGACGTGAACAGCTACACCGTCGCGGCCGCGGTCGAGGAGGCGGGCGGCGAACCGAAGCTCTACCCGCACGCCGGCGACGACTACGACGAGATGGAGGCGATTCTGCGGGAGGCCGCAGCGGAGTGCGACCTCGTGCTGTCCTCGGGGTCCACGAGCGCGAGCGCGGTGGACGTCATCTACCGGGTCATCGAGGAGCGCGGCGAGTTGCTCCTCCACGGCGTCGCCGTCAAGCCCGGCAAGCCGATGCTGGTCGGGCGAGTGGGCGACTCGGCCTACGTCGGTCTGCCGGGCTACCCCGTCTCGGCGCTGACCATCTTCCGGACGTTCGTCGCGCCCGCGATTCGGCGCGCCGCGGGGGTGCCCGAACCGGCGACGGCGACCGTCGAGGCGCGGATGGCCGCCGAGGAGCGCTACGGCGAGGGCCGGATGCGGATGATGCCCGTGGGTCTCACAGAGACCGGCGAGCCCCGAAGCGCCTCGAATACGAGCGGTGGAGCCGCGAGCGGCGACCTGCTGGCCTACGTCGTGGACAAGGGAAGCGGCGCGACCACCAGCCTCGTGGAGGCCGACGGCGTGGTCGAGGTCCCGGCCGACACCGCCTACCTCGCCGAGGGCGAGACCGTCGAAGTGCAACTGTTCTCGCCGGACGTGCGCCCGCCGACCGTGCTGGGCGTCGGCGAGGACGACCCCGCCCTCGCCCGCCTGCTCGACGCCGTCGAGCGCCCGCGATACCTCTCGGTCGGGTCGCGCGAGGGCCTGCGACGCCTCCGGGACGGCGTGCCCGACTTCGCGGTCACCTCGGGCGAACCGGCCGACTCCGCGAGCGACCGCGGCGTCGATGCCACCGAACTCGCCAGCTACCGGCGCGAGTGGGGACTGGTCGTGCCGTCGGGGAACCCCGAAGACATCGCCGGTCTCGCCGACCTCGTAGACCGCGACCTGCGATTCGTCAATCGGGGGTCGGACTCCGGCCTGCGGACCAGCCTCGGGAACGCGCTGGCCGACCTCGCCGACGAGCGCGGTGCGACCCGCCACGACCTCGTGGAGTCCATCGACGGCTTCGAACTCGCGGCGAAGGCCCACGAGAGTCCGGCCAGAAAGGTCGCCGCAGGGCGGACCGACGCCGGTCTCGGCCTGCGCGCGACCGCCGAGAAACTGGGCCTCGGCTTCGTCCCGGTCGACACCGAGACGGTGCGCGTGCTGGCGAACCCCGACCGCGAGTCCAAGCCCGGCGTCCGGGACCTCGACGCCGCGCTTGACGAGCGACTGGACGCCGTTCTGGGCGACTTGCCGGGGTTCGACCGGTAG
- a CDS encoding HAD family hydrolase → MVAREYDYWLLDLDGTLIDVDWSYPRSVFDRVGDRLGREFTDREAEILWHGLGGNRNEQLRKWGIDPEDFWPAFHDIEDPQRRAEETYLYDDAAFVADLDCPVGLVTHCQSFLADPVLDELGIRDWFDTVICCDEDLGWKPDPAPLHHAREQIGVHGDGYDGVYAGDGASDVGAAWNAGLDAIHVERHGHHRREQCVLGDYRVESFDELLAMAESN, encoded by the coding sequence ATGGTCGCCCGCGAGTACGATTACTGGCTCTTGGACTTGGACGGCACCCTCATCGACGTTGACTGGTCGTATCCGCGCTCGGTGTTCGATAGGGTCGGCGACCGCCTCGGTCGCGAGTTCACCGACCGCGAGGCCGAGATTCTGTGGCACGGTCTCGGCGGGAACCGCAACGAGCAGTTGCGCAAGTGGGGCATCGACCCCGAAGACTTCTGGCCGGCGTTCCACGACATCGAGGACCCACAGCGCCGTGCCGAAGAGACGTACCTCTACGACGACGCCGCGTTCGTGGCAGACCTCGACTGCCCGGTCGGCCTCGTGACTCACTGCCAGTCGTTCCTCGCCGACCCCGTGCTCGACGAACTCGGCATCCGCGACTGGTTCGACACGGTCATCTGCTGCGACGAGGACTTGGGCTGGAAGCCCGACCCCGCGCCGCTCCACCACGCCCGCGAGCAAATAGGGGTCCACGGGGACGGCTACGACGGCGTCTACGCGGGCGACGGCGCGAGCGACGTGGGCGCGGCGTGGAACGCCGGACTCGACGCGATTCACGTCGAGCGCCACGGCCACCACCGTCGGGAGCAGTGCGTCCTCGGAGACTACCGAGTGGAGAGCTTCGACGAGTTGCTGGCGATGGCGGAGTCGAACTGA
- the lwrS gene encoding LWR-salt protein produces MDARYVFAVRFRLDPTVGGVSVEPNEFETRLSRDADLPGEEGWLFFRDNLWRGEINDERHFRRLTEEALDATVLSVEYRAFETDEEYLDALKDEIGADLATFNDDSVSAVLNKYLGSSIEVQE; encoded by the coding sequence ATGGACGCTCGCTACGTCTTCGCGGTTCGGTTTCGCCTCGACCCGACGGTCGGCGGCGTCTCGGTCGAACCGAACGAGTTCGAGACGCGACTCTCCCGCGATGCCGACCTGCCGGGCGAGGAGGGGTGGCTGTTCTTCCGCGACAACCTCTGGCGCGGGGAGATAAACGACGAGCGCCACTTCCGGCGACTGACCGAGGAGGCGCTGGACGCGACCGTCCTGTCGGTCGAGTACCGCGCGTTCGAGACCGACGAGGAGTATCTCGACGCGTTGAAAGACGAGATTGGCGCGGACTTGGCGACGTTCAACGACGATTCGGTGTCGGCGGTGCTGAACAAGTACCTCGGGAGTTCCATCGAGGTACAGGAGTAG
- a CDS encoding 4a-hydroxytetrahydrobiopterin dehydratase, with protein sequence MADLLSDDEIETQLPDGWERIDDEIVRVYEFDDYLEGVAFASEVGELAEEEFHHPTIVIRYEEVEIRFTSHEEGGITDDDVNMAELTNDLR encoded by the coding sequence ATGGCAGACTTACTCTCCGACGACGAAATCGAGACCCAACTTCCGGACGGCTGGGAGCGCATCGACGACGAAATCGTCCGCGTGTACGAGTTCGACGACTACCTCGAAGGCGTCGCGTTCGCCAGCGAAGTCGGCGAACTCGCCGAAGAGGAGTTCCACCACCCGACCATCGTAATCCGGTACGAGGAAGTCGAAATCCGGTTCACCAGTCACGAGGAGGGCGGCATCACCGACGACGACGTGAACATGGCGGAACTGACGAACGACCTGCGCTGA
- the hemA gene encoding glutamyl-tRNA reductase has product MSAATGVVSGIRISHDRASLDDVEAACHADAETVLGRLADVPGVREAFALQTCNRFETYVVTDGAATGRAVLADFAPDVGGHSVVEMGHEESLRHLLRVAAGLESLVLGEDQILGQVRDAYESAREVGALGPMLDDAVTKAIHVGERARTETAINDGAVSVGSAAVNLLDERTALTEATALVVGAGEMGTIAAHALADADVETLYVANRSLDSATELTETVAHDEALAVGLDGLSSALDAADVVVTATGSEGHVLDAEDLRDAGESVVVDIAQPRDVSPAADAVDGVTLHGMAALESVTDATERRRRAAAESVEAMIDREFEHLLESYKRKRADEVISAMYESAERVKERELSEAFSKLDARGDLSEDQREVVAAMADALVSQLLAPPTESLRDAAADDDWGTINTALQLFDPDFGERGDSADEGSARPPEFVREQFGGEIPDEMADQMPDDVQAMIADDD; this is encoded by the coding sequence GTGAGCGCGGCGACCGGCGTCGTCTCGGGCATCCGAATCAGCCACGACCGCGCGAGCCTCGACGACGTGGAGGCGGCCTGCCACGCCGACGCGGAGACCGTCTTGGGCCGACTCGCCGACGTGCCGGGCGTCCGCGAGGCGTTCGCGCTCCAGACGTGCAACCGGTTCGAGACCTACGTCGTCACCGACGGCGCGGCGACCGGCCGGGCCGTGCTGGCCGACTTCGCGCCCGACGTGGGCGGCCACTCGGTCGTCGAGATGGGCCACGAGGAGAGCCTCCGCCACCTCCTGCGCGTGGCGGCCGGACTCGAATCGCTCGTCCTCGGCGAGGACCAGATTCTCGGACAGGTCCGGGACGCCTACGAGTCGGCCCGCGAGGTCGGCGCGCTCGGCCCGATGCTCGACGACGCCGTGACGAAGGCCATCCACGTCGGCGAGCGCGCCCGGACCGAGACCGCCATCAACGACGGTGCCGTCTCGGTCGGGAGCGCGGCGGTGAACCTGCTGGACGAGCGGACCGCCCTGACCGAGGCGACGGCGCTGGTCGTCGGCGCGGGCGAGATGGGCACCATCGCGGCCCACGCGCTCGCCGACGCCGACGTCGAGACGCTCTACGTCGCCAATCGATCGCTCGACAGCGCGACCGAACTCACGGAGACGGTCGCTCACGACGAGGCGTTAGCGGTCGGTCTCGACGGTCTCTCCTCGGCACTCGACGCGGCCGACGTGGTCGTCACGGCGACCGGAAGCGAGGGCCACGTCCTCGACGCCGAGGACCTCCGCGACGCGGGCGAGAGCGTCGTCGTGGACATCGCCCAACCGCGGGACGTGTCGCCGGCCGCGGACGCGGTGGACGGCGTGACCCTCCACGGCATGGCGGCGTTGGAGTCGGTGACCGACGCGACCGAGCGCCGCCGCCGGGCCGCCGCCGAGTCCGTCGAGGCGATGATAGACCGGGAGTTCGAACACCTGCTGGAGAGCTACAAGCGCAAGCGCGCCGACGAGGTCATCTCGGCGATGTACGAGAGCGCCGAGCGCGTCAAGGAACGCGAACTCTCGGAAGCCTTCTCGAAACTCGACGCCCGCGGCGACCTCTCGGAGGACCAGCGGGAGGTCGTCGCCGCGATGGCCGACGCGCTGGTCTCGCAACTTCTCGCGCCGCCGACCGAGAGCTTGCGCGACGCCGCCGCTGACGACGACTGGGGTACCATCAACACGGCGCTCCAGTTGTTCGACCCGGACTTCGGCGAGCGCGGCGATTCGGCCGACGAGGGGTCGGCCCGACCGCCCGAGTTCGTCCGCGAGCAGTTCGGGGGCGAGATTCCCGACGAGATGGCCGACCAGATGCCCGACGACGTGCAGGCGATGATCGCCGACGACGACTGA
- a CDS encoding DUF5778 family protein: MEDALDEDLYRRTKQLLEPGDIELNGAVVHTDFGGDEETEMHQATVDVGDVIAEHAGHEPTDTFVYSGTDDTDFASNQHQGLTLDDESFVWECQQLLREGTFDVVFYYEASADHEAILDGIRGLGFEVTGVEG, from the coding sequence ATGGAAGACGCACTCGACGAGGACCTCTACCGGCGGACCAAGCAGTTGCTCGAACCCGGCGACATCGAACTCAACGGGGCCGTCGTCCACACCGACTTCGGGGGCGACGAAGAGACGGAGATGCATCAGGCGACGGTAGACGTGGGCGACGTCATCGCCGAACACGCGGGCCACGAGCCGACCGACACGTTCGTCTACTCGGGCACCGACGACACCGACTTCGCGTCGAACCAGCATCAGGGCCTGACGCTGGACGACGAGTCGTTCGTCTGGGAGTGCCAGCAACTCCTCCGCGAGGGCACCTTCGACGTGGTGTTCTACTACGAGGCCAGTGCCGACCACGAGGCCATCCTCGACGGGATTCGGGGCCTCGGCTTCGAAGTGACCGGCGTGGAGGGGTGA
- a CDS encoding cold-shock protein, with amino-acid sequence MAKGTVDFFNDTGGYGFIDTEDEDEDVFFHMEDIGGPDLEEGQEVEFEIEQADKGPRAKNLERL; translated from the coding sequence ATGGCGAAAGGTACGGTTGATTTCTTCAACGACACTGGCGGTTACGGTTTCATCGACACTGAGGACGAGGACGAAGACGTGTTCTTCCACATGGAAGACATCGGCGGTCCCGACCTCGAAGAGGGGCAGGAAGTCGAGTTCGAGATAGAGCAGGCGGACAAGGGTCCGCGCGCGAAGAACCTCGAACGCCTGTAA
- the uppS gene encoding polyprenyl diphosphate synthase encodes MLQWAQRRVQAAYERLLRREISGAPTHVAVIQDGNRRYASKQGGDAPDGHRAGAQTTEQVLHWCQEMGVEELTLYTFSTENFERPDHENEALFDLLERKLYEFGDDDRVHDGEVCIRVIGDRDALPERVREAIDYAERRTEHYDSFTLNVALAYGGRNELLNAARDVASAVEAGELDPEDIDVSAIEDRIYDCPVRDVDLIIRTGGDERTSNFLPWHANGNEAAVFFCTPYWPEFSKIDFLRGIRTYESREESWRRAKANRALALVRELGGVELEEARSVIDRFRGNLPEESSVEELGIEELDVDGESSVE; translated from the coding sequence ATGCTACAGTGGGCACAGCGGCGAGTTCAGGCAGCCTACGAGCGACTCCTCAGACGGGAAATCTCGGGCGCACCGACGCACGTCGCGGTCATTCAGGACGGGAATCGACGCTACGCCAGCAAACAGGGCGGCGACGCCCCCGACGGCCACCGCGCGGGCGCCCAGACGACCGAGCAGGTGTTACACTGGTGTCAGGAGATGGGAGTCGAGGAGCTGACGCTGTACACCTTCTCGACCGAGAACTTCGAGCGTCCCGACCACGAAAACGAGGCGCTGTTCGACCTGTTGGAGCGGAAACTGTACGAGTTCGGCGACGACGACCGCGTCCACGACGGCGAAGTCTGCATTCGGGTCATCGGCGACCGGGACGCGCTTCCCGAGCGCGTCCGAGAAGCCATCGACTACGCCGAGCGCCGGACCGAACACTACGACTCGTTCACCCTCAACGTCGCGCTGGCGTACGGCGGGCGGAACGAACTCCTCAACGCGGCCCGCGACGTGGCCAGCGCCGTCGAGGCGGGCGAACTCGACCCCGAGGACATCGACGTGTCGGCCATCGAGGACCGTATCTACGACTGCCCGGTCCGGGACGTGGACCTCATCATCCGGACCGGCGGCGACGAGCGCACCTCGAACTTCCTGCCGTGGCACGCCAACGGCAACGAGGCCGCGGTGTTCTTCTGCACGCCCTACTGGCCCGAGTTCTCCAAAATCGACTTCCTGCGGGGTATCCGGACCTACGAGTCCCGCGAGGAGTCGTGGCGACGCGCGAAGGCCAACCGCGCGCTGGCGCTGGTCCGAGAACTGGGCGGCGTGGAACTCGAAGAAGCCCGGAGCGTCATCGACCGCTTCCGGGGGAACCTGCCGGAGGAGTCGAGCGTCGAGGAGTTGGGAATCGAGGAGTTGGACGTGGACGGCGAGTCGTCGGTGGAGTAG
- a CDS encoding undecaprenyl diphosphate synthase family protein translates to MGVYDRYLAARLRRHDADTPDHIAVIITERDLLEQGAYATLEAFFEWAFEYGAERVTVYVSVLDPEAAPTLRRELEDVSTPCRLAVRGPDDTQRADAPIQVSIGLGGKHEFAGAVQKIAADVQDGELSPEQVDETEVEEHLVFPENPDLVLKTGAERLSDFMIWQSVYSELYFTDVNWRDFRKREYLRALLDYKNRQRRFGR, encoded by the coding sequence GTGGGAGTCTACGACCGCTATCTCGCCGCCCGCCTCCGCAGGCACGACGCCGACACGCCCGACCACATCGCGGTCATCATCACCGAGCGCGACCTGCTGGAACAGGGCGCGTACGCGACGCTGGAGGCGTTCTTCGAGTGGGCCTTCGAGTACGGCGCGGAGCGCGTGACCGTCTACGTCAGCGTCCTCGACCCCGAGGCGGCCCCGACCCTGCGGCGCGAACTGGAAGACGTGTCTACCCCGTGCCGGTTGGCGGTCCGCGGGCCGGATGACACCCAGCGCGCCGACGCACCGATTCAGGTCTCCATCGGTCTCGGCGGTAAACACGAGTTCGCGGGCGCGGTCCAGAAGATAGCCGCGGACGTGCAGGACGGCGAACTCAGCCCCGAGCAGGTGGACGAGACCGAAGTCGAGGAGCATCTGGTGTTCCCCGAGAACCCCGACCTCGTGTTGAAGACCGGCGCGGAGCGCCTCTCGGACTTCATGATCTGGCAGTCGGTGTACTCGGAACTGTACTTCACCGACGTGAACTGGCGGGACTTCCGGAAGCGGGAGTACCTCCGGGCGTTGCTGGACTACAAGAATCGACAGCGGCGGTTCGGGCGGTAG
- a CDS encoding DUF92 domain-containing protein, with amino-acid sequence MTTRVRRAAAYAVVSTLALAAPTLEWATAAVFGAVAVGALSVTDGPVFEWFARPADRQEGRLHGLAAFGFAATGIALLSWFAGLPDHVLVASVLVVGYGNLAQQLAWRFDAEPILRTGAFVAGAIVAAVAGQAVALGVVGIEVTPVLPEIVFLASSGALLAGLLRSVLFARDDPLVMLSVAFLLWLFADLAVMVTVEGIAVALAVTALFGYVSWALDAASIPGMMTGALLAMLTIVLGGYGWFAVLIAFFGIGSLSTKFRYEEKEARGVAEENEGARGSGNVLGNAAVALVAVLAYAAQDKFAVGGEVFLFAFASSIATAMSDTLSSEIGGVFDDPRLITTLERVEPGTDGAVTWQGELAGAAGAAVVAAIAAALFGNVGVTGGAVVAVAGVSGMTMDSLLGATLEGDRLGNQGVNFLATLTGALVGAGLAVVVLP; translated from the coding sequence GTGACGACCAGAGTTCGGCGTGCGGCGGCATACGCCGTCGTCTCGACGCTGGCGCTCGCGGCACCCACGCTAGAGTGGGCGACCGCAGCGGTGTTCGGTGCAGTCGCCGTGGGCGCGCTCTCGGTCACCGACGGACCGGTGTTCGAGTGGTTCGCCCGCCCCGCGGACCGACAGGAGGGCCGTCTCCACGGCCTCGCGGCGTTCGGCTTCGCCGCGACCGGCATCGCGCTCCTCTCGTGGTTCGCGGGCTTGCCGGACCACGTTCTCGTCGCCAGCGTCCTCGTCGTCGGCTACGGCAACCTCGCCCAGCAGTTAGCGTGGCGCTTCGACGCCGAGCCGATTCTCCGAACCGGCGCGTTCGTCGCCGGGGCAATCGTCGCGGCCGTGGCGGGACAGGCCGTCGCGCTCGGCGTCGTCGGTATCGAGGTCACGCCCGTCCTGCCCGAAATCGTCTTTCTGGCGTCCAGCGGTGCCCTTCTGGCGGGACTGTTGCGCTCGGTGCTGTTCGCCCGCGACGACCCGCTGGTCATGCTCTCGGTGGCGTTCCTGCTGTGGCTGTTCGCCGACCTCGCGGTGATGGTCACCGTCGAGGGAATCGCGGTCGCGCTCGCGGTCACCGCGCTGTTCGGCTACGTCTCGTGGGCGCTCGACGCCGCCTCGATTCCGGGGATGATGACCGGCGCGCTGCTGGCGATGCTCACCATCGTCCTCGGCGGCTACGGCTGGTTCGCGGTCCTCATCGCCTTCTTCGGCATCGGGAGCCTCTCGACGAAGTTCCGCTACGAGGAGAAGGAGGCCCGCGGCGTCGCCGAGGAGAACGAGGGCGCGCGCGGGTCGGGCAATGTCCTCGGGAACGCGGCGGTCGCGCTCGTCGCGGTCCTCGCCTACGCCGCGCAGGACAAGTTCGCGGTCGGCGGTGAGGTGTTCCTGTTCGCGTTCGCCAGTTCCATCGCCACCGCGATGAGCGACACCCTCTCCTCGGAGATCGGCGGCGTGTTCGACGACCCGCGGCTCATCACCACGCTCGAACGCGTCGAACCGGGCACCGACGGCGCGGTGACGTGGCAGGGCGAACTCGCGGGCGCGGCGGGCGCGGCCGTCGTCGCGGCCATCGCGGCGGCCCTCTTCGGGAACGTCGGGGTGACCGGCGGTGCGGTGGTGGCCGTCGCGGGCGTCAGCGGCATGACGATGGACAGCCTGCTCGGCGCGACCCTCGAAGGCGACCGACTGGGCAATCAGGGCGTCAACTTCCTCGCCACGCTGACCGGCGCGCTCGTCGGCGCGGGTCTCGCGGTGGTCGTCCTGCCGTGA
- a CDS encoding GNAT family N-acetyltransferase has translation MIRLARPADRATLREIQTYLREPNPALLAYAIDGPPVVLVSATPDGDLAGYLVALHDGETSYVAEIAVAPAYRREGRARRLLAGAFDLLRERDCATIRLSVRPDNDAARRLYESMGFEEVGREEGYYDDGSAAITMQRDL, from the coding sequence GTGATTCGACTCGCTCGCCCCGCGGACCGTGCAACTCTGCGCGAGATTCAGACCTACCTCCGGGAGCCGAATCCCGCGCTACTGGCCTACGCCATCGACGGCCCGCCGGTCGTCCTCGTCTCCGCGACGCCCGATGGCGACCTCGCGGGCTACCTCGTCGCGCTTCACGACGGGGAGACGAGTTACGTCGCGGAAATCGCCGTCGCGCCCGCGTACCGCCGGGAGGGGCGCGCTCGCCGCCTGCTGGCGGGGGCGTTCGATTTGCTCCGCGAGCGAGACTGCGCGACGATTCGGCTCTCGGTCCGTCCCGACAACGACGCCGCGAGACGCCTCTACGAGTCGATGGGGTTCGAGGAAGTCGGCCGAGAGGAGGGCTACTACGACGACGGGAGCGCGGCGATTACGATGCAGCGAGACCTCTAA
- the dnaG gene encoding DNA primase DnaG: MDDTAKYVIHADITADGVVERSDVVGAVFGQTEGLLGDDLDLRDLQQSSKLGRIDVDIDSENGQSFGTITIASSLDKVETSILAAALETISRVGPCRATVATAGIEDVRAAKRRKVVERAKELLTDSFDEDVMTSREILEEVRQSVRVEDIAEYEGLPAGPRVEDSDAIIVVEGRADVLNLLRYGVKNAVAVEGTNVPDAVADLTQNRTVTAFLDGDRGGDLIRKELAQVGDIDYVAFAPANQSVEDLARHEVMSALRSKRPFDESMVGEEADEADGSAEEATADATSADASEAGPAATDGSARPAPESDETGPEGPATPDDTDRPTAAESASADADPASDAADAGESDLFDGIEAEVQAETIDDAESLAGADAETAGAPADAEAVADAGTATEGTAEAASAPDAAAETPREPATVQGHVEAVVDGETGTARLLDESFGVLAEVAGENAFDAVESADEAPFAVVLDGTVDQRLLDVSAQRGVGQVVGRDCGEFVKRPANVRVRTADQF, translated from the coding sequence ATGGACGACACAGCCAAATACGTCATTCACGCGGACATCACTGCCGACGGGGTGGTAGAGCGGAGTGACGTCGTCGGCGCGGTCTTCGGCCAGACCGAAGGCCTGCTCGGCGACGACTTAGACCTCCGGGACCTCCAGCAGTCTTCGAAGCTCGGCCGCATCGACGTGGACATCGACAGCGAGAACGGACAGTCGTTCGGGACCATCACCATCGCGTCGAGTCTCGACAAGGTAGAGACCTCCATCCTCGCGGCGGCGCTCGAAACCATCAGTCGGGTCGGCCCCTGTCGGGCCACCGTCGCCACCGCGGGCATCGAGGACGTGCGCGCCGCCAAGCGCCGGAAGGTAGTCGAGCGCGCGAAGGAACTGCTCACCGACTCGTTCGACGAGGACGTGATGACCTCTCGGGAAATCCTCGAAGAGGTCCGCCAGAGCGTCCGCGTCGAAGACATCGCGGAGTACGAGGGCCTGCCCGCCGGCCCGCGCGTCGAGGACAGCGACGCCATCATCGTGGTCGAGGGCCGGGCAGACGTGCTGAATCTCCTCCGCTACGGCGTCAAGAACGCCGTCGCGGTCGAGGGCACCAACGTTCCCGACGCGGTGGCCGACCTCACCCAGAACCGGACCGTCACCGCGTTCCTCGACGGCGACCGCGGGGGCGACCTCATCCGGAAGGAACTCGCACAGGTCGGCGACATCGACTACGTGGCGTTCGCGCCCGCGAATCAGTCCGTCGAGGATTTGGCGCGCCACGAGGTCATGTCGGCGCTCCGGAGCAAGCGACCCTTCGACGAGTCGATGGTCGGCGAGGAGGCCGACGAAGCGGACGGGTCGGCCGAGGAAGCCACCGCCGACGCGACGTCCGCCGACGCGAGCGAGGCCGGACCCGCGGCGACCGACGGGAGCGCCCGGCCCGCACCCGAGAGCGACGAGACCGGACCGGAGGGTCCCGCGACGCCGGACGACACCGACCGACCGACCGCCGCCGAGTCTGCGTCGGCCGACGCGGACCCGGCGAGCGACGCCGCTGACGCCGGCGAGTCGGACCTCTTCGACGGCATCGAGGCGGAGGTCCAAGCCGAGACGATAGACGACGCCGAGTCGCTGGCCGGTGCGGACGCCGAAACCGCCGGCGCTCCCGCCGACGCCGAGGCGGTCGCGGACGCCGGAACCGCCACGGAAGGGACGGCCGAGGCCGCGTCGGCCCCGGACGCCGCGGCCGAGACGCCCAGAGAACCAGCGACCGTGCAGGGCCACGTCGAGGCGGTCGTGGACGGCGAGACCGGGACCGCGCGCCTGTTGGACGAGTCGTTCGGCGTCCTCGCCGAGGTCGCCGGCGAGAACGCCTTCGACGCCGTGGAGTCGGCCGACGAGGCCCCCTTCGCGGTCGTGTTGGACGGGACCGTAGACCAGCGCCTCCTCGACGTGTCGGCCCAGCGCGGGGTCGGACAGGTCGTCGGGCGCGACTGCGGGGAGTTCGTCAAGCGACCCGCGAACGTGCGGGTCCGGACCGCCGACCAGTTCTGA